A portion of the Leifsonia sp. EB41 genome contains these proteins:
- a CDS encoding alpha/beta hydrolase fold domain-containing protein yields MPTEHDFSEHGLRLDLHLPEGAAPLGTPPPVVVFVHGGGWRAGSRDVFVPTMRDEPSPFARIAAAGVAVASVDYRLSGDAVFPAQEDDVHAALDWLRAHADRLGVDTSRVVLWGESAGATLAALVALAPDSGVRGLIDWYGPSDLEALAAALGQSDDPTTREAGWLGHAVSADAERARAASPRHRVRPGAPPALIAHGLADAAVPPSQGELFAASLAGVGAEVELTLVPGAGHLWQGDVDREALLDAAIAFCVRVLG; encoded by the coding sequence GTGCCGACAGAGCACGACTTCTCCGAGCACGGTCTCCGCCTCGATCTTCACCTTCCGGAGGGGGCGGCCCCGCTCGGGACCCCGCCGCCGGTCGTCGTGTTCGTGCACGGCGGCGGCTGGCGGGCGGGGAGCCGCGACGTCTTCGTGCCGACGATGCGGGACGAGCCCAGCCCGTTCGCCCGCATCGCGGCGGCGGGGGTCGCGGTCGCGTCCGTCGACTACCGGCTGAGCGGCGATGCGGTGTTCCCCGCGCAGGAGGATGACGTCCATGCCGCGCTCGATTGGCTCCGCGCCCACGCGGACCGGCTCGGCGTCGACACCTCGCGCGTCGTGCTCTGGGGCGAGTCGGCCGGCGCGACGCTCGCCGCGCTCGTCGCTCTGGCGCCCGATTCGGGCGTCCGCGGGCTGATCGACTGGTACGGGCCGTCCGACCTGGAGGCGCTCGCCGCGGCCCTCGGTCAGTCGGACGACCCGACGACCCGGGAGGCCGGCTGGCTCGGGCATGCCGTGTCCGCCGACGCGGAGCGGGCCAGGGCGGCGAGCCCGCGGCATCGGGTCCGCCCCGGTGCGCCGCCGGCGCTGATCGCGCACGGCCTGGCCGACGCGGCGGTGCCGCCGTCGCAGGGCGAGCTGTTCGCCGCATCCCTGGCCGGGGTCGGCGCCGAGGTCGAGCTGACCCTCGTCCCTGGCGCCGGGCACCTCTGGCAGGGCGACGTGGACCGCGAGGCGCTGCTCGACGCCGCGATCGCGTTCTGCGTACGCGTGCTGGGCTGA
- a CDS encoding carboxymuconolactone decarboxylase family protein: MTSRIPALVPEALDPDQARLYEAIAGGPRAAGPQHFALTSQDGALRGPFNAFLLAPALGDAVQALGAALRYRGDLPDRAREIVILLVAQHWDSAFEREAHEGVGRAAGLLDRELAALRDGDIAGFAGTEGAIARLTLALLAGDLDDDGWREAETAIGAAGVFEVGTLVGYYGMLALHLRVFRVD, translated from the coding sequence ATGACCTCCCGCATCCCGGCGCTCGTCCCCGAGGCGCTCGACCCGGACCAGGCACGCCTCTACGAAGCCATCGCGGGCGGCCCGCGCGCCGCGGGTCCGCAGCACTTCGCGCTCACATCCCAGGACGGCGCGCTGCGCGGACCGTTCAACGCCTTCCTGCTCGCGCCCGCGCTGGGCGACGCGGTGCAGGCGCTCGGGGCGGCGCTGCGCTACCGCGGTGACCTCCCCGATCGGGCGCGGGAGATCGTCATCCTGCTCGTCGCGCAGCACTGGGACAGCGCGTTCGAGCGGGAGGCGCACGAGGGCGTCGGGCGCGCGGCCGGGCTGCTCGACCGTGAGCTGGCCGCCCTGCGCGACGGCGACATCGCCGGGTTCGCCGGAACGGAGGGCGCGATCGCCCGGCTGACGCTCGCCCTGCTCGCCGGCGACCTCGACGACGACGGCTGGCGGGAGGCCGAGACCGCGATCGGCGCGGCCGGCGTCTTCGAGGTCGGCACGCTGGTCGGCTACTACGGGATGCTCGCGCTGCACTTGCGCGTCTTCCGGGTCGACTGA
- a CDS encoding alpha/beta hydrolase fold domain-containing protein, translated as MNDNIVLDAAGFAFGVRVYRAPEPCGAALVWLHGGAFMFGDLDMPEADAVARSLAGRGISVVSVDYTLASLEGAVGLPGPEEFEGLDEVGGLPDPGEAFRVRDDPRAPFPVASLQTVAAFDWAVAQAAELGADPMRIALGGASAGGNLAAGAALRLRDRGAVTPSALLLAYPVLHAQLPPADASLLAALEGIPVALTFPPESVAAINANYLAGADAGDPYAFPAGGRLHGLPPTLLLTAERDRLRSSAEAFAAQLIDAGVDAAVTRAPGALHGFLNEPASPASARAVDRMVAAVA; from the coding sequence ATGAATGACAATATCGTACTCGACGCAGCGGGGTTCGCGTTCGGCGTCCGGGTGTACCGCGCGCCGGAGCCCTGCGGCGCTGCCCTGGTCTGGCTGCACGGCGGCGCGTTCATGTTCGGCGACCTGGACATGCCGGAGGCCGACGCTGTCGCGCGAAGCCTCGCCGGCCGGGGCATCAGCGTCGTCTCCGTCGACTACACGCTCGCCTCGCTGGAGGGCGCGGTCGGCCTCCCCGGTCCCGAGGAGTTCGAGGGGCTGGACGAGGTCGGCGGGCTGCCCGACCCCGGCGAGGCGTTCCGGGTCCGCGACGACCCGCGCGCGCCGTTCCCCGTTGCGTCCCTCCAGACCGTGGCTGCGTTCGACTGGGCGGTGGCCCAGGCTGCCGAGCTCGGCGCCGACCCGATGCGGATCGCGCTGGGCGGGGCGAGCGCGGGCGGAAACCTCGCCGCGGGCGCGGCCCTGCGCCTGCGCGACCGCGGCGCGGTGACGCCGAGCGCTCTGCTCCTGGCCTACCCCGTGCTGCACGCGCAACTCCCGCCCGCCGACGCGTCGCTGCTGGCCGCCCTGGAGGGCATCCCGGTGGCGCTGACCTTCCCGCCCGAGTCCGTGGCCGCCATCAACGCCAACTATCTGGCCGGCGCGGATGCGGGCGATCCGTACGCGTTCCCGGCCGGTGGCCGGCTGCATGGCCTCCCGCCGACGCTGCTGCTCACGGCCGAGCGCGACCGCCTGCGGAGCTCGGCGGAGGCCTTCGCCGCCCAGCTCATCGACGCGGGCGTCGACGCCGCCGTGACCCGGGCTCCCGGCGCGCTGCACGGCTTCCTCAACGAGCCGGCGAGTCCCGCGTCGGCGCGGGCCGTCGACCGCATGGTCGCCGCGGTCGCTTGA
- a CDS encoding SDR family NAD(P)-dependent oxidoreductase: MTIQTSAAEAPARTPDWLGLDGARVIIAGAGGIGTTCALRFLDAGARVIVVDRDERRLAELAGDPAFGGRGGRTLAADLTAHGAAAGVVADAVETLGGLDIVLHSVGINDRRPLLDFSDDEWQRIIDVNLTTLFALGQAAGRWMTEQGHGRIVALSSVSGLLAHENHGPYAASKGGINQLIRVMAREWAKDGVTVNAVAPGYVETPLTSGHLAEGGNREKLELQVPAGRLGTPDEIAGPVLFLASRQAGFITGHVLYIDGGRTLV; the protein is encoded by the coding sequence ATGACGATCCAGACCAGCGCCGCGGAGGCGCCTGCGCGCACCCCCGACTGGCTCGGGCTCGACGGTGCCCGCGTGATCATCGCCGGAGCCGGCGGAATCGGGACCACCTGCGCGTTGCGCTTCCTCGACGCCGGGGCGCGCGTGATCGTCGTGGACCGCGACGAGCGCCGCCTCGCCGAGCTCGCCGGCGACCCGGCCTTCGGCGGTCGCGGCGGCCGCACCCTCGCCGCCGACCTGACCGCGCACGGTGCCGCGGCCGGCGTCGTCGCCGACGCGGTCGAGACCCTCGGCGGACTCGACATCGTGCTGCACAGCGTCGGGATCAACGACCGCCGCCCGCTGCTCGACTTCAGCGACGACGAGTGGCAGCGCATCATCGACGTCAACCTGACGACGCTGTTCGCGCTCGGCCAGGCAGCGGGGCGCTGGATGACGGAGCAGGGCCACGGCCGCATCGTCGCGCTCTCCAGCGTCTCCGGCCTGCTGGCGCACGAGAACCACGGGCCGTACGCCGCCTCCAAGGGCGGCATCAACCAGCTCATCCGGGTGATGGCACGGGAGTGGGCGAAGGACGGCGTGACCGTCAACGCCGTCGCGCCCGGTTACGTCGAGACGCCGCTCACGAGCGGCCACCTCGCCGAGGGCGGCAACCGGGAGAAGCTCGAGCTCCAGGTCCCGGCGGGCCGGCTCGGCACTCCCGACGAGATCGCCGGTCCCGTGCTCTTCCTCGCCTCCCGCCAGGCCGGCTTCATCACCGGCCACGTGCTCTACATCGACGGCGGCCGCACGCTCGTCTGA
- a CDS encoding SDR family NAD(P)-dependent oxidoreductase, with protein sequence MNAQIFPRFAGQTVLVTGAGTGFGAEIAVRAAQEGARVGVHYNRSEAGAWKTAERIEALGGEVFVVQADISDWEEVKRLRDEVFEAVGTLDVLVNNVGDVATDLMSWRDLTPETLDRVVDVDVKGTLTMVHEFGGRMVEQGHGAIVNIGSTVIVRGSARAPVYAAGKYALLGITKSYAAALAPAVRVNIFAPGFMETEATLARPDWQGGRREKLISQTPLGTIPAPEVVAGTALFLASDDASHITGAYMLADGGFNMVGA encoded by the coding sequence ATGAACGCACAGATCTTCCCCCGCTTCGCCGGGCAGACCGTCCTGGTCACCGGCGCCGGCACCGGCTTCGGCGCCGAGATCGCCGTCCGGGCCGCCCAGGAGGGCGCGCGCGTCGGCGTGCACTACAACCGGTCTGAGGCCGGCGCGTGGAAGACCGCCGAGCGCATCGAGGCCCTCGGTGGCGAAGTCTTCGTCGTCCAGGCCGACATCTCCGACTGGGAGGAGGTCAAGCGACTGCGCGACGAGGTGTTCGAGGCGGTCGGCACGCTCGACGTGCTCGTCAACAACGTCGGCGACGTCGCCACCGACCTGATGTCGTGGCGCGACCTCACCCCGGAGACGCTCGACCGGGTCGTCGACGTGGACGTCAAGGGGACGCTCACGATGGTCCACGAGTTCGGCGGCCGCATGGTCGAGCAAGGCCACGGCGCCATCGTCAACATCGGCTCGACGGTCATCGTGCGCGGCAGCGCCCGCGCCCCGGTGTACGCCGCAGGGAAGTACGCCCTCCTGGGCATCACCAAGTCCTATGCGGCCGCGCTCGCGCCCGCGGTGCGGGTGAACATCTTCGCGCCCGGCTTCATGGAGACGGAGGCGACGCTCGCCCGCCCGGACTGGCAGGGCGGCCGCCGCGAGAAGCTCATCTCGCAGACCCCGCTCGGCACCATCCCGGCCCCGGAGGTCGTGGCCGGGACCGCGCTCTTCCTCGCCAGCGACGACGCGTCCCACATCACGGGCGCGTACATGCTCGCCGACGGCGGCTTCAACATGGTCGGCGCCTGA
- a CDS encoding fumarylacetoacetate hydrolase family protein, with the protein MKLITFDEGRVGRIDGDDVVELDIPSTKAFFEAEGRVGETGAVLPLADVRLRAPIVPKKFFHTAGNFAAHHEELQKVNWSHPVHKGIVFFQNVDAIIGPDDPIVYPEHLTSELDYELELAVVLGKPGKFFSPEEAWDHIAGFTVFNDITARDIQRREMKSGVFSFSKGIDTFCPIGPWIVTKDEIDDPQKLAMELRVNGEVRQRGNTDQMLVTLPHLVAYHSPQIFSAGDLITTGTISGVAAIQQNPFDFYLRPGDVVEAEIQGVGTLRNPVVSWQDAHGVPAPAKVDW; encoded by the coding sequence ATGAAGCTCATCACCTTCGACGAGGGGCGGGTCGGCCGCATCGACGGCGACGACGTCGTCGAGCTCGACATCCCCTCCACCAAGGCGTTCTTCGAGGCCGAGGGCCGCGTCGGCGAGACCGGCGCGGTCCTCCCGCTGGCGGACGTGCGGCTGCGCGCGCCCATCGTCCCCAAGAAGTTCTTCCACACCGCCGGCAACTTCGCCGCGCACCACGAGGAGCTGCAGAAGGTCAACTGGTCGCACCCGGTGCACAAGGGCATCGTGTTCTTCCAGAACGTGGACGCGATCATCGGCCCGGACGACCCGATCGTCTACCCGGAGCACCTCACCTCGGAGCTGGACTACGAGCTGGAGCTCGCCGTCGTCCTCGGCAAGCCGGGCAAGTTCTTCAGCCCGGAGGAGGCCTGGGACCACATCGCCGGCTTCACCGTGTTCAACGACATCACCGCGCGCGACATCCAGCGCCGCGAGATGAAGTCCGGCGTCTTCTCGTTCAGCAAGGGCATCGACACCTTCTGCCCGATCGGCCCGTGGATCGTCACCAAGGACGAGATCGACGACCCGCAGAAGCTCGCGATGGAGCTGCGCGTCAACGGGGAGGTCCGCCAGCGCGGCAACACCGATCAGATGCTGGTCACCCTGCCGCACCTGGTCGCCTACCACTCGCCGCAGATCTTCAGCGCGGGCGACCTCATCACGACGGGCACCATCTCCGGGGTGGCGGCCATCCAGCAGAACCCGTTCGACTTCTACCTGCGCCCCGGCGACGTGGTGGAGGCCGAGATCCAGGGCGTCGGGACACTGCGCAACCCGGTCGTGAGCTGGCAGGACGCCCACGGCGTGCCCGCGCCGGCGAAGGTCGACTGGTGA
- a CDS encoding fumarylacetoacetate hydrolase family protein: MRLANLDGRSTVVHADGTATDVATASEGRFGPDPMAAFSEWEAFRSWASTLDGVGPVAVDPARLGPPVPRPPQVFAIGVNYREHADEAGYPPDSLPVTFTKFPSSLTGADATVELPDGDVDWEVELVVAIGVGGHRIPRDEAWPRIAGVTVGQDLSERAAQLEGTRPQFSLAKSHPGFSPTGPWLVTPDELADPADLAISCALDGEVLQDSRTSRMIYDLPELVARLSAVVTLLPGDLIFTGTPSGIGNARTPKRFLRAGETLVSTIEGVGSITTRFTERSNA, translated from the coding sequence GTGAGGCTGGCGAATCTCGACGGGCGGTCGACGGTCGTCCACGCCGACGGAACGGCGACGGACGTCGCGACGGCGTCGGAAGGGCGGTTCGGGCCGGACCCGATGGCGGCCTTCTCCGAGTGGGAGGCCTTCCGGTCGTGGGCGTCGACGCTCGACGGGGTGGGCCCGGTCGCCGTCGACCCGGCCCGTCTCGGCCCACCCGTGCCGCGCCCTCCCCAGGTCTTCGCGATCGGCGTCAACTACCGCGAGCACGCCGACGAGGCCGGCTACCCGCCGGACAGCCTCCCGGTGACGTTCACCAAGTTCCCGAGCAGCCTCACCGGCGCGGACGCGACCGTCGAGCTGCCGGACGGCGACGTCGACTGGGAGGTCGAGCTGGTGGTCGCGATCGGCGTCGGCGGCCACCGCATCCCGCGCGACGAGGCCTGGCCGCGCATCGCCGGCGTCACCGTCGGCCAGGACCTGTCCGAGCGCGCCGCGCAGCTGGAAGGCACCCGGCCGCAGTTCTCCCTGGCGAAGTCGCACCCCGGGTTCTCGCCGACGGGACCGTGGCTGGTGACGCCCGACGAGCTCGCCGACCCGGCCGACCTCGCCATCTCGTGCGCACTCGACGGCGAGGTGCTGCAGGACTCCCGCACCTCCCGGATGATCTACGACCTCCCGGAGCTCGTCGCCCGGCTGTCCGCCGTGGTGACCCTGCTGCCCGGCGACCTGATCTTCACCGGCACGCCCTCGGGCATCGGCAACGCACGGACCCCGAAGCGCTTCCTGCGCGCGGGGGAGACCCTCGTCTCGACCATCGAGGGCGTCGGCAGCATCACTACACG